A window of Atribacteraceae bacterium contains these coding sequences:
- a CDS encoding DUF1343 domain-containing protein gives MILVLTLTLVLPGDFSSSLSATPRIQLGVDIFLDHYTSLVAGQRIGLITNQSGVNGRGERTKDLFATHPAIQLTALFAPEHGIDGTAKAGEYVASFTHPLFGIPVYSLYGPTRKPTEAMLRDLDTLVFDVQDIGARWYTFISTLQYAMRAAAEEGKKVIVLDRPNPLGGVIVEGPVLEERFRSFVGVDTLPMAHGMTIGELSLFFNRSINAHLTVIPMAGYTRDMLFPDTGLTWIPTSPMIPDIESAFGYMATGLGEGTGIIQRDFFRWIGGRGIDENRFADLLNNSSLPGVVFIPDRRDDFGGVKLQIIDYRTFNPARTGLHALTFAYRLTGFPIPRGTDEPSMFEKIMGTDRIGHWWEAGLTPREIEQEYQQELSAFRELRKQFLLYP, from the coding sequence ATGATTCTCGTCTTGACCCTGACGCTTGTGTTGCCCGGGGACTTTTCTTCTTCGCTTTCAGCAACGCCTCGTATTCAACTGGGCGTCGATATATTCCTGGACCACTACACCTCGCTGGTCGCCGGACAAAGGATTGGGCTGATCACCAACCAGAGCGGGGTCAATGGCCGGGGGGAACGGACCAAGGATCTCTTCGCCACCCATCCCGCGATACAGCTCACCGCCCTGTTCGCTCCCGAACACGGGATCGATGGGACGGCAAAAGCGGGTGAATATGTCGCTTCGTTCACCCATCCACTGTTCGGCATTCCAGTCTACAGCCTGTACGGGCCGACCCGCAAACCCACTGAAGCGATGCTCCGCGATCTTGATACTTTGGTATTCGACGTGCAGGATATCGGAGCCCGCTGGTACACCTTTATTTCCACCCTGCAGTACGCCATGCGCGCCGCAGCCGAAGAAGGAAAGAAAGTCATCGTACTCGACCGGCCTAATCCGCTGGGTGGAGTGATTGTCGAGGGACCGGTACTCGAAGAACGTTTCCGGAGTTTCGTCGGAGTAGATACGCTTCCCATGGCCCACGGCATGACGATCGGCGAACTGTCTCTCTTTTTTAACCGGTCAATCAACGCCCATCTGACCGTTATCCCCATGGCCGGGTACACCCGGGACATGCTCTTTCCGGACACCGGGCTCACCTGGATCCCGACCTCGCCAATGATCCCCGATATCGAATCAGCCTTTGGTTACATGGCCACCGGCCTTGGCGAAGGAACCGGGATCATTCAAAGAGATTTTTTCCGCTGGATCGGAGGAAGGGGCATTGACGAGAACCGCTTTGCGGATCTCCTCAACAACTCCAGCCTGCCCGGGGTGGTTTTTATCCCTGACCGACGTGACGATTTCGGAGGCGTGAAACTACAGATCATCGACTACCGAACGTTCAACCCGGCCCGGACCGGTCTACATGCCCTGACTTTTGCCTACCGGTTGACCGGCTTTCCCATCCCTCGGGGAACTGACGAGCCCTCGATGTTTGAAAAAATTATGGGTACCGACCGGATAGGCCACTGGTGGGAAGCCGGACTGACTCCCAGGGAAATCGAACAAGAGTACCAGCAGGAACTGTCCGCTTTCCGGGAACTGCGAAAACAGTTCCTCCTCTACCCTTGA